The following is a genomic window from Motilibacter rhizosphaerae.
CACGATCGTCCAGGAGTCGGTGGAGGACGCGTACCGCGGGCGGGTGTTCGCGCTCTACGACACCGTCTTCAACGTCACCTTCGTGGCGGCGGCCGCGCTGGCGGCGGTCCTCGTCCCTGCGAGCGGCACCTCGGGCGCGCTGCGCTGGGGGCTGTCCGGCGGGTACCTGGTCGTCACCGCGGCGTACGCCACGGCGGTGGCGCGGCGCCCGCTCTCCGCCGAGGGGCGGGTGGCCGCAGCGGCGTGAGCCTGCAGGGAACGATGCCCGATATGCCCGGCTCGTGCTAGGGGTACGCTGCAGGTCCCGGGACTCTCTCGACCCCCAGGAGGGGCAGCGGGAGCGCGGTCCGACCACTGGACGCGGCCCCGTCGGTAGCGCGAGCGGTCTGCTCGCGCCAGCACCGACTGCCCCAGGAGGCTCTCGTGAGCACCCCCCTCGTCCCGCTCCCCTCGCGCGGGCGAGCCGTCCCCGTGGTCCTGCACGGATCCCGCCTGCGCCTCCCGCCGGGGCTGCTCGCGCTCGGGACCCTCGGGTGAGCGCGCCCGACGCCCGGGCCGCCGCGCCGGAGCTGCTGGCCCGGACGGCCATGACCGTCGACCTCGTCGCCCTCGAGCAGCGGGTCGAGCGGCTGCGGGCGCGCATCCTGCCCGACAGCGAGGCGCTCGACCTCGCGCTCGCCGAGCTCGAGGTCTGCGCGGACGAGCTCCGCGTCGTCGCCGAGCGGTACGCCTCCCCGCTGCCCGCCGGCGGCGACGGCCTCCTCGCGGCGGTGGAGGCCGTCCCCGTGCCGACCCTCGTGACCGACGCCGGGGGGCTGGTCCTCGCCGGCAGCCGCACCGCCGCCCAGCTGCTCCGCGTGCACTGGCCGCTGCCGGCCGAGCCGGTGCTCGTCCACGTCGACCTGCCCTCGCGCTCCGCCGCCCGCGCGGTGCTGCGCGAGGCGGCCTCCGGCACCGAGGTGCGCGAGCTCCCGCTGCGGGTCCTGCCGCGCGGGCCGGCGCCCGAGGACGTCCGCGCCGTGCTGCAGCGGGTCCCCGGCCGTGTTCTGGTGCTCTGGTCGCTCGTGCCGCAGGTCCGGGGAGAGGGCGCTGCGACGGAGGTGCACGGCGCCGCGACGCTGGCCGAGCTCAGCCGCGGGCTGGGGAGCGGCTCGCAGGGGCTGGAGCAGCGCGTGGTGGCCGCGGCCAGCGAGGTGCTCCCCGGTGCGAGCTCCTGCGGCCTGGTGGCGCTCGGGGGAGCGGTCCCGCAGGTCCTCGCCGCGAGCGACGAGCGGGCCGCGTGCCTGGACGCGGCGCAGCTCGTCGACGGTCCGGTGTGGACCGCGTGGCAGGCGCAGCGCGAGGTGCACGGCGCGCAGGAGGAGCTGGGCGGGCTGTGGCCGGCGTGGTCCCCCGTGGCGCGGGAGGAGGGGGTCACGACGGTGCTCGCCGTCCCCCTGCCGGGCGCCTACGGCTCCAGCACGCCGGTCGCCGTGCTCACGGCGTACGCGCGGGACCCTGCCGTCATGTGGCCGCGGCTCCTCCCCGGCCTGCTCGCCGACACCGCCGCCGGCCTGCTCGCGACCGTCCAGCGCGAGCGCGCCGCCGTGACCCGCTCCGCCCAGCTCACCGAGGCCCTCACCAGCAGGGCGGTCATCGACCAGGCGAAGGGCATCGTCATGGCGCAGCGCCGCTGCACCGCGGACCAGGCCTTCGCGGTGCTCGTCCAGGTGAG
Proteins encoded in this region:
- a CDS encoding ANTAR domain-containing protein, which gives rise to MSAPDARAAAPELLARTAMTVDLVALEQRVERLRARILPDSEALDLALAELEVCADELRVVAERYASPLPAGGDGLLAAVEAVPVPTLVTDAGGLVLAGSRTAAQLLRVHWPLPAEPVLVHVDLPSRSAARAVLREAASGTEVRELPLRVLPRGPAPEDVRAVLQRVPGRVLVLWSLVPQVRGEGAATEVHGAATLAELSRGLGSGSQGLEQRVVAAASEVLPGASSCGLVALGGAVPQVLAASDERAACLDAAQLVDGPVWTAWQAQREVHGAQEELGGLWPAWSPVAREEGVTTVLAVPLPGAYGSSTPVAVLTAYARDPAVMWPRLLPGLLADTAAGLLATVQRERAAVTRSAQLTEALTSRAVIDQAKGIVMAQRRCTADQAFAVLVQVSQARNVRLRVVAERLVAATTAPPVAPGQPLPAGVVRGPGPPR